From one Peredibacter starrii genomic stretch:
- a CDS encoding Gfo/Idh/MocA family protein translates to MSAEGVPMLIGKTKKKKIRYAVVGLGYIAQVAVLPAFRNARKNSKLVALVSGDKEKLKRLGEKYKIDKCYLYSEFEDCLRSGLVDAVYIATPNFYHRNIMETAAKYGVHVLCEKPMAVTTEDCLSMINEANKNNIQLMIAYRLHFEAANLEAIKIAQSKRLGDLKIFNSVFTMQVKDHNNIRLEEAEKGGGPLYDIGIYCINAARYLFKSEPVEVFAMSAHSKDSRFKKVDELVSCVMKFPDDRLATFSISFGAFASADYDLIGTKGRLRLEKGYEYSTSMALKIYEEKKIITKKYPKRDQFAPELIYFSECIQKKRRPEPSGEEGLADIKIIEALLLSIDLGSPIMLDEINKKTRPSEQQKITRPSFAKPRLFNVVGPGGEKH, encoded by the coding sequence ATGAGCGCAGAAGGAGTTCCTATGCTCATTGGCAAAACCAAGAAGAAAAAGATTCGCTACGCAGTAGTGGGACTTGGCTATATTGCACAAGTTGCCGTGCTTCCTGCGTTTAGAAACGCTAGAAAGAATTCCAAGTTAGTTGCCCTGGTTTCCGGGGACAAAGAGAAACTTAAGCGTTTGGGCGAAAAGTATAAGATCGATAAATGCTACCTCTATTCTGAATTTGAAGACTGCCTTCGTTCGGGACTAGTGGACGCAGTCTATATCGCGACTCCCAATTTTTATCATCGCAATATCATGGAAACTGCTGCCAAGTATGGCGTTCATGTCCTCTGTGAAAAGCCCATGGCAGTCACTACAGAAGATTGTCTTTCGATGATAAATGAGGCGAACAAAAATAATATTCAACTCATGATTGCTTACCGTCTGCATTTTGAGGCGGCCAATCTTGAGGCAATTAAAATTGCTCAATCAAAACGATTAGGAGATTTAAAGATCTTCAATTCTGTCTTTACCATGCAGGTTAAGGATCACAATAATATCCGTCTCGAAGAAGCTGAGAAAGGTGGCGGCCCTCTCTACGACATTGGTATCTATTGTATCAACGCTGCCCGATACCTCTTTAAATCAGAGCCGGTCGAGGTCTTCGCCATGTCGGCCCACAGTAAGGACTCGCGCTTCAAGAAAGTGGATGAGTTAGTGAGTTGTGTGATGAAGTTTCCGGATGATCGTCTTGCGACTTTCTCAATCAGCTTTGGGGCCTTTGCCAGTGCTGACTATGATCTCATTGGAACAAAAGGGCGTCTTCGTTTAGAGAAAGGCTACGAGTACTCGACCTCTATGGCCCTCAAGATTTACGAAGAGAAAAAAATCATCACTAAAAAATACCCGAAGCGAGATCAGTTTGCACCAGAGCTCATTTACTTCTCTGAATGTATTCAGAAAAAAAGAAGGCCCGAACCTTCCGGTGAAGAAGGCCTGGCCGATATCAAGATCATCGAAGCACTTCTCCTCTCGATTGATTTGGGATCTCCAATCATGTTGGATGAAATCAACAAGAAGACTCGTCCATCTGAACAACAGAAAATCACCCGTCCTTCCTTTGCAAAGCCGAGACTCTTTAATGTCGTAGGTCCTGGAGGAGAAAAACATTAA
- a CDS encoding DNA polymerase ligase N-terminal domain-containing protein: MKSSLKEYNAKRDFKKTKEPAGKKAASKGKKLKFVVQEHHARRLHYDFRLEMDGVLKSWAVPKGPSLDPQDKRLAVQTEDHPMEYAKFHGTIPEGEYGAGEVFIWDKGTWECDDDDPHEALEKGQLKFHLHGDKLNGGFVLVRTHYRNDTKKNWLLIKHHDEYEEAPKAKKKVSKKKPAS, from the coding sequence ATGAAGAGTTCATTGAAAGAATATAATGCCAAACGAGATTTTAAAAAGACCAAGGAACCGGCCGGGAAAAAAGCCGCTTCCAAGGGGAAGAAGTTGAAATTTGTGGTTCAGGAACATCATGCTCGAAGACTTCATTATGATTTTCGTCTCGAAATGGATGGTGTGCTAAAAAGCTGGGCAGTTCCTAAGGGGCCTTCACTTGATCCACAAGATAAACGTCTTGCGGTTCAAACCGAAGATCATCCCATGGAGTATGCCAAGTTTCATGGAACCATTCCAGAAGGGGAATATGGCGCGGGAGAAGTCTTCATTTGGGACAAGGGAACCTGGGAGTGTGACGATGATGATCCCCATGAGGCCCTGGAGAAAGGGCAATTAAAATTTCATCTCCACGGCGATAAACTCAATGGGGGATTTGTTTTAGTTCGAACCCATTATCGAAACGATACCAAGAAGAACTGGCTATTAATAAAACATCACGACGAATATGAAGAAGCTCCCAAGGCAAAAAAGAAGGTCTCAAAAAAAAAGCCCGCAAGCTAG
- a CDS encoding hybrid sensor histidine kinase/response regulator: MKKVNILVVDDRPEGVMAVQAVLNSPNYNVVTSSSGNDALKHLLQMEFAVILLDVQMPGMNGFETASIIKTREKSKDIPIIFMSAVSQDEQYVYQGYGVGAIDYLLKPFDPYILRSKVAIFVDIFRKNQLIKDQAQKLHENEQKAHAEKIDRMEMENLRRYQYLADSIPQIVFRLLPNGEYEYFNKVWYEYTGLSAEKSEGLAWKDVIHPDDLQELMNLFRDGTDALVTECRILNHKGEFRWHLVRIQAERYFNPKEISSWLGTATDIEDRKREEEMQKFLANAGELLVSTLDYRLTLQSITKLAVPYLADWCAFDIVGENGQLENLVITHKDPQKQQIAVKLHDKYLCRADSEVGAAKVIKTGQYIVFNDIDQELIQNTSIDEEQKQLSTELAATAALVVPLKLHGKVLGALTFAVSGNRMIYDQYFIDTAEELAKRVSLAFENSKLYRISQEAIEVRNEFLSIASHELNTPITSLKLQLQMVRKTLLAAKDGQFPMDRFTKSVDASVKQVDRLINLVQILLDVSRIQSGRFTFNFEEMNAQDVVKEVYERHKEILQNSGCSLEMNLGENIPVVWDKIRIEQVITNLLTNTIKYAPGVVELKMEELDDEVIITVKDHGKGIPEHKLKTIFERFERATTNESVSGLGLGLFIVKQIVEGHMGRIEVKSIPEEGTTFKVILPKDVNEAMEHRQAEPSSENQYH; encoded by the coding sequence ATGAAAAAAGTAAATATCCTGGTCGTTGATGATAGGCCCGAAGGTGTTATGGCGGTTCAAGCTGTTTTGAATTCGCCTAACTACAATGTGGTGACCTCGAGCTCGGGCAATGATGCCTTAAAACATCTTCTACAGATGGAATTTGCCGTCATTCTACTGGATGTTCAAATGCCGGGAATGAACGGCTTTGAAACGGCCTCTATCATTAAGACCCGAGAGAAGAGTAAGGATATTCCTATTATCTTTATGTCGGCCGTGAGTCAGGATGAGCAATATGTTTACCAAGGTTATGGTGTCGGTGCGATTGATTATCTTTTGAAGCCCTTTGATCCATATATTCTAAGATCGAAGGTTGCGATCTTCGTTGATATCTTTCGTAAGAATCAGCTCATTAAAGATCAGGCACAAAAGCTTCATGAAAATGAGCAGAAGGCCCATGCAGAGAAAATTGATCGCATGGAGATGGAGAATCTTCGCCGTTATCAATATCTCGCCGATTCGATTCCACAAATTGTTTTCCGGTTACTTCCTAATGGTGAGTACGAATACTTCAATAAGGTATGGTACGAATACACGGGATTAAGTGCTGAAAAGAGTGAGGGACTTGCCTGGAAAGATGTTATCCATCCGGATGATTTGCAAGAACTCATGAATCTCTTTAGAGATGGAACTGATGCATTGGTCACAGAATGCCGTATCCTTAATCACAAAGGGGAATTCCGCTGGCACCTCGTTCGTATTCAAGCGGAACGTTATTTTAATCCAAAAGAAATTAGTTCCTGGTTGGGAACTGCCACGGATATTGAAGATCGAAAACGTGAAGAAGAAATGCAGAAGTTTCTTGCTAACGCCGGTGAGTTACTGGTTTCGACTCTTGATTATCGTTTAACACTTCAATCCATTACTAAACTTGCTGTACCGTATCTGGCCGATTGGTGTGCCTTTGATATCGTGGGCGAAAATGGCCAATTAGAAAATCTCGTGATCACTCATAAGGATCCGCAAAAACAGCAAATTGCGGTTAAACTTCACGATAAATACCTCTGTCGGGCCGATAGTGAAGTTGGTGCTGCCAAGGTCATTAAAACTGGTCAGTACATTGTCTTTAATGACATTGATCAAGAGCTCATTCAAAATACCTCTATCGACGAGGAACAAAAGCAGCTTTCGACCGAACTTGCAGCAACTGCTGCCTTAGTCGTGCCTCTTAAACTTCATGGTAAAGTCCTGGGCGCATTAACTTTTGCGGTTTCAGGGAATCGTATGATTTATGATCAGTATTTTATCGATACAGCGGAAGAACTGGCTAAACGTGTTTCGCTGGCCTTTGAAAATTCTAAGCTTTACCGCATCTCTCAAGAGGCGATTGAAGTGCGTAATGAGTTTCTTTCAATCGCGTCTCATGAATTAAATACTCCGATTACTTCTCTAAAACTTCAGCTACAGATGGTTCGCAAAACTCTGCTTGCGGCCAAAGATGGTCAATTTCCAATGGATCGTTTCACAAAGTCGGTAGACGCTTCTGTGAAACAGGTCGATCGTTTAATTAACCTGGTTCAAATCCTTTTAGATGTTTCTCGCATTCAGTCGGGTCGTTTTACCTTCAACTTTGAAGAAATGAACGCGCAGGATGTGGTTAAAGAGGTCTACGAGAGGCATAAAGAAATTCTTCAAAACTCAGGTTGTTCATTGGAAATGAACCTAGGTGAAAATATCCCTGTGGTTTGGGACAAAATCCGAATCGAGCAAGTGATCACAAATCTTCTTACCAATACCATTAAATACGCTCCGGGGGTGGTGGAGTTAAAAATGGAAGAGCTGGATGATGAGGTCATTATCACGGTTAAAGATCATGGTAAGGGAATTCCTGAGCATAAACTCAAAACGATCTTTGAGCGCTTTGAGCGGGCCACGACAAATGAAAGTGTAAGTGGTTTAGGACTAGGACTTTTCATTGTAAAACAAATTGTCGAAGGTCACATGGGCCGAATTGAAGTTAAGTCGATTCCTGAAGAGGGCACGACTTTTAAAGTGATTTTACCAAAAGATGTGAACGAAGCTATGGAGCATCGCCAAGCTGAACCGTCTTCGGAGAATCAGTATCACTAA
- a CDS encoding M23 family metallopeptidase: MRFFLVLLLGLSTAWAHEKELKTKADLLATGVFTEQRHHAWPFPLLSIGHNMQSYQFYGGAPYWHDGLDIRSEVDQPIHAAVGGKVVNIENYQRGNPLYWEIAILDDEGFVWKYHHVDQSTIPQTIKDAYRNKGRIASGTFIGNVVRWNITSFGEKYHHLHLLVVAKDGQYINPFLMMEPLADTKAPVINRIGLAKNHRPIEGAEVSGPHALFMEASDLTLHDKFILPPYKISYSLDKADAVTVWEFINLPSGKNDSDYITDFYMDGTCGNYTCRKFYFNLNFTKANPRGTMKLAPGKHEVEVMVEDIVGNKSVKSFQWNVL; this comes from the coding sequence ATGCGATTCTTTTTAGTTCTGCTTCTTGGCCTCTCAACAGCTTGGGCACACGAAAAGGAACTAAAAACGAAAGCAGATCTTCTGGCCACCGGTGTATTCACTGAGCAACGCCACCATGCCTGGCCGTTTCCACTTCTTTCCATTGGCCACAATATGCAGTCTTACCAGTTTTATGGTGGAGCTCCTTATTGGCATGATGGGCTGGATATTCGTTCTGAAGTGGATCAACCGATTCACGCCGCTGTTGGCGGGAAAGTCGTGAATATTGAGAATTATCAGAGGGGAAATCCGCTCTATTGGGAAATTGCGATTCTCGATGATGAAGGGTTTGTGTGGAAGTATCACCATGTTGATCAAAGTACGATTCCGCAGACGATAAAGGACGCTTACAGAAATAAAGGCCGAATTGCTTCAGGGACTTTTATTGGGAATGTTGTGAGATGGAACATCACTTCCTTTGGTGAGAAGTATCATCACTTACATTTGTTAGTCGTGGCGAAAGATGGCCAGTATATTAATCCATTTCTGATGATGGAACCGCTGGCAGATACTAAAGCGCCTGTGATTAATCGTATAGGTCTAGCGAAGAATCACCGTCCGATTGAAGGAGCTGAAGTTTCAGGACCGCATGCTCTTTTTATGGAAGCGAGTGACCTGACCCTTCACGATAAGTTTATTCTCCCGCCTTATAAGATTAGTTACAGTTTAGATAAAGCGGATGCCGTGACGGTTTGGGAATTTATCAATCTCCCTTCTGGCAAGAATGATTCAGATTACATAACGGATTTTTATATGGATGGAACTTGCGGTAACTATACTTGTCGTAAGTTTTACTTCAATTTGAATTTCACCAAAGCGAATCCTCGCGGAACGATGAAGCTAGCTCCAGGCAAACATGAAGTGGAAGTTATGGTTGAGGATATTGTTGGAAACAAATCAGTGAAGAGTTTCCAGTGGAATGTCCTCTAA
- the ligD gene encoding DNA ligase D, whose translation MAPQLPRLVTEVPAGDSHWVHEMKLDGYRIQTHLKNGVGTLYTRNGLDWSNTFPHILYALEQLPAQNAIFDGEIVALDEQGKSNFQKLQNSLKSKNDLSLQYFVFDLLFLDGKDLRDLPLLERKEMLAQLLKDAPPLIHLSEHIDGAGEDFYQISCEEGLEGIVSKLADSPYISGRNDFWAKTKCSLRQEFVIGGWTEPKGGRTGIGALLLGTYEKKKFRYVGRVGTGFNTATLRDMKKDLSSIEEEESPFDVNSPKGKDIHWVKPIRLCEVSFGNWTDEGILRTPVFQGMRVDKEAQEVVKEIAKEISSPDKILFKKEKITKQQVLDFYRTVSKVMLPYMAGRPLSLVRCPNGSESQCFFQKHISGKVPDAFNTFPIKEEKGPGIYLSIDSKRGLEELVQLNAFEIHAWNSHWENYMRPDQIVMDLDPGPGVTWKEVVDGAFELKEMLEDLGLESFVKLTGGKGLHLHIPVAPLYDWDQIKSFSEALALELVSRNPKKYVANMSKKIRHKKIFVDYLRNGYGATAVVPYSLRAKPLSAVALPVEWSELKRIKGPQEFTIDKALKKIKSRKRDPWTGMLKLKQKISILTPVKKMAA comes from the coding sequence GTGGCCCCTCAACTTCCGCGTCTTGTGACTGAAGTTCCGGCCGGCGACTCCCATTGGGTTCATGAGATGAAACTGGATGGGTATCGGATTCAGACTCATTTGAAGAACGGAGTAGGCACCCTCTATACCAGAAATGGTCTCGACTGGAGTAACACTTTTCCGCACATCCTTTATGCACTTGAACAACTTCCTGCACAGAATGCCATCTTTGATGGCGAAATTGTTGCCTTGGATGAACAGGGGAAGAGTAACTTTCAAAAACTTCAAAATTCACTCAAGAGTAAGAATGATCTAAGCCTTCAGTACTTTGTTTTTGATCTTTTATTTTTAGATGGAAAAGATTTGCGCGACTTACCTCTGCTTGAAAGAAAAGAGATGCTGGCGCAACTGCTTAAGGATGCTCCGCCACTTATTCATTTAAGTGAACATATTGATGGGGCCGGGGAAGACTTTTATCAAATCTCCTGTGAAGAAGGACTTGAAGGTATCGTTTCAAAACTCGCTGATAGTCCTTATATCTCTGGGAGAAATGATTTTTGGGCGAAAACCAAATGCAGTCTGAGACAAGAATTTGTTATTGGGGGATGGACCGAACCCAAAGGTGGCAGAACTGGGATCGGGGCTCTTCTTTTGGGTACGTATGAGAAAAAGAAATTTCGTTATGTCGGAAGAGTTGGAACTGGTTTTAATACAGCGACTTTAAGAGATATGAAAAAAGACCTTTCTTCAATTGAAGAAGAAGAATCGCCGTTTGATGTAAATTCACCCAAGGGTAAAGATATTCATTGGGTGAAACCGATCAGACTTTGTGAAGTTTCATTCGGGAATTGGACGGATGAAGGCATTCTTCGCACACCCGTGTTTCAAGGAATGCGAGTAGACAAGGAGGCACAGGAAGTGGTGAAAGAAATAGCAAAGGAGATTTCTTCTCCTGATAAAATCCTATTCAAAAAAGAGAAAATTACAAAACAACAGGTGCTTGATTTTTATCGGACGGTTTCAAAAGTCATGTTGCCTTATATGGCCGGCAGACCTTTGTCCCTTGTTCGTTGTCCAAATGGAAGTGAGTCTCAGTGCTTTTTCCAAAAACATATCTCTGGAAAAGTTCCGGATGCTTTCAATACCTTTCCCATTAAAGAAGAGAAGGGCCCGGGCATCTATCTATCCATTGATTCAAAGCGAGGTCTGGAAGAATTAGTTCAGCTAAATGCCTTTGAAATTCATGCATGGAACAGTCATTGGGAAAACTATATGAGACCCGATCAGATTGTGATGGATTTGGATCCGGGTCCGGGAGTGACCTGGAAAGAAGTGGTTGATGGGGCCTTTGAGCTTAAAGAGATGCTTGAAGATTTGGGCCTTGAATCATTTGTAAAACTTACTGGAGGAAAAGGTCTGCATCTACACATTCCTGTGGCACCACTTTATGATTGGGATCAAATTAAGTCCTTTTCTGAAGCACTTGCTTTGGAGCTTGTTTCCCGCAATCCAAAAAAGTATGTGGCCAATATGTCTAAGAAGATCAGGCATAAAAAGATCTTCGTGGATTATTTACGAAATGGTTATGGAGCAACCGCAGTGGTGCCTTATTCTCTCCGAGCGAAGCCCCTAAGTGCTGTTGCATTGCCAGTGGAGTGGAGTGAACTAAAACGAATTAAAGGTCCTCAGGAATTTACGATTGATAAGGCGTTAAAAAAGATCAAATCACGTAAGCGAGATCCTTGGACTGGGATGCTTAAACTTAAACAGAAGATTTCAATCCTGACGCCGGTAAAGAAAATGGCGGCCTAG
- a CDS encoding type 1 glutamine amidotransferase domain-containing protein has product MFEVVEKFLHRRFLPKHTSLEPKALSGTHVAILATDGFEQSELFLPKEALERAGAVTHVVSLQKGKIKGWNHTNWGKTIDVDMTVREAWSMEFDFLLLPGGVINPDKLRENAEAVAFTMSFVNKHRPIAAICHGPQLLIETGGLKGRTVTSYPSIKTDIENAGGHWINEKVVIDHRFITSQRPSDIPAFNDAMIREFSEHKIHHLLPDTEGYASTL; this is encoded by the coding sequence ATGTTTGAAGTTGTTGAAAAGTTTTTACATCGAAGATTCCTTCCTAAACATACATCTTTAGAGCCCAAGGCCCTTTCTGGTACTCATGTTGCAATTCTCGCCACTGATGGGTTTGAGCAGTCCGAATTGTTTCTCCCGAAAGAGGCCCTTGAACGTGCCGGTGCAGTTACTCATGTCGTTTCCTTACAAAAAGGAAAGATCAAAGGCTGGAACCATACCAACTGGGGTAAAACCATTGATGTGGATATGACTGTACGTGAAGCTTGGTCAATGGAGTTTGATTTTCTTCTTCTTCCAGGTGGAGTCATCAATCCTGATAAATTACGCGAGAACGCAGAGGCCGTGGCATTCACAATGTCTTTCGTAAATAAACACCGTCCGATTGCGGCCATTTGTCACGGGCCTCAATTATTGATCGAGACTGGTGGTCTTAAAGGAAGAACTGTCACTTCCTATCCTTCGATCAAAACAGATATTGAAAATGCGGGGGGACACTGGATTAATGAGAAGGTCGTCATCGATCACCGATTTATTACAAGTCAGCGTCCATCAGATATTCCGGCCTTCAACGATGCGATGATCAGAGAATTTTCTGAGCATAAGATTCATCATTTACTACCAGATACAGAGGGATACGCCTCGACATTATAA
- the ku gene encoding non-homologous end joining protein Ku codes for MAGSIWKGSISFGLLNIPVSLQKAQEGNDLHFSMLDGKDLSPIKYKKVSGKDGKEVPWNRIVKGYEYEKGQFVIIDKDDFKRANPKATQTIDIEDFVDLEEIDPMFLEKPYYLVPQKNGIKGYFLLAEALKKSRKVAIAKVIIRTKQHLGAIMTRGDYLILEILRFSHEVLEVDEVEYLSDIQRPKFSAKEVKMAQELIDGMTGKWKPEQYKDTYNDDIMKIINLKIEAGEGKEVDLGEIPKAEKGNTGVVVDLMPLLKKSLEEKKKAKSSTSSRAAPASKKKTAKKTARKRAS; via the coding sequence ATGGCAGGAAGCATATGGAAAGGGTCTATTAGTTTTGGGCTACTAAACATTCCAGTTTCTCTTCAAAAAGCGCAAGAAGGGAATGATCTGCATTTCTCCATGTTAGATGGAAAAGATTTATCCCCGATTAAATATAAAAAAGTTAGCGGTAAGGATGGGAAGGAAGTTCCCTGGAACAGAATTGTGAAGGGATATGAGTATGAGAAAGGACAGTTCGTTATCATCGATAAAGATGATTTCAAACGTGCTAATCCTAAGGCCACTCAAACGATCGATATCGAAGATTTCGTTGATCTGGAAGAGATTGATCCTATGTTTCTAGAGAAGCCTTATTACCTCGTTCCTCAGAAAAACGGAATTAAGGGATACTTCTTACTTGCTGAGGCCCTGAAAAAATCCCGCAAAGTTGCCATTGCTAAAGTCATCATCCGTACCAAACAACATCTTGGTGCGATCATGACCCGAGGTGATTATCTCATCCTGGAAATACTAAGATTCTCACATGAAGTCCTGGAAGTGGATGAGGTTGAGTACCTAAGTGATATCCAGCGACCAAAGTTTTCCGCAAAAGAAGTTAAGATGGCCCAAGAGTTGATTGATGGAATGACTGGTAAATGGAAACCTGAACAATATAAAGACACCTACAATGACGACATCATGAAGATCATCAATCTTAAAATTGAGGCCGGTGAAGGTAAGGAAGTTGATCTGGGTGAGATTCCAAAGGCAGAGAAAGGAAATACCGGTGTGGTTGTGGACCTTATGCCACTATTGAAGAAATCGCTGGAAGAAAAGAAGAAGGCAAAGTCGTCTACCTCTTCTAGGGCAGCACCGGCATCAAAGAAAAAGACCGCCAAGAAAACCGCACGTAAACGAGCGAGTTAA